A stretch of DNA from Rattus rattus isolate New Zealand chromosome 1, Rrattus_CSIRO_v1, whole genome shotgun sequence:
cctgGGGCGCGAGTATACACCCTCTCACTTGCTGGCAGACCCCTGATCGGTCTAGCCAATACCCGGTTCAATCAAGACCCAAGGCTTGAGGAGATCACCACCGGAGACAGTGGACAGAGGCTTTTCTCTAGCACGGGGCGTCCCCGAAGCCCTGACCATTGCGTTCTTGCAGCTCTCACTATCGCGACTGCCACTCATTGAGGTTTTACAGCTCCTGCCTGGTTCAAATGTCGGCGTTTTGTGATGTTCAGGATCGCTCTGGGAGCATCCTGCCCTGCAACTCAGGGTCCTGGGATCTGAGTTACAAACCATTGAGCCCCACCATATGGGTGCAGGACGTGGAACCtttgttctctgcaagagcaacaaatgctggCAACCATGAGCCAACCCTCCAGCTTGTATTACGTATTTTAAACTACAAGTAAAAGGCAGTTATTTAGAGTGTGattacaaacaaaaaaaggcattCCTACCACACCCAGGAGCACCTGCAGTGTTTTTTATAACAAGCTTAGTTATTTGGAAAAATAGAAACGTAACCCATAATAATCGTGAATGAAGTGAGATACTTGGGTGGTTATGTTAACCCTGTACACAGGATAAACTCATGTATAATTATGTCTTATAAACAAAAGTAGAGTTAAAGCCTGTTGCTTTCATTAGTCCTAAAGATGATCGAGGTAAGCACTAATTTCGTCAAAGCTCTATTTACCAAAGTGGTTCTGAATACTTTTCTCATTTAATCACTTTCAGAAAGTAGATACATGAAAATTCAACCCACTTAGGATGGTGCTATAAACtagaatgctgtgtgtgtgtgtgtgtgtgtgtgtgtgtgtgtgtgtgtgtgtgtgtgtgaccagacCCAGATAATTAATGGCAAGGTGCTTTCTAGCAGTTATTAAAGCACAACATGAAGGTTTTCATACAAAGGATAGGGCTATTAAAGGATTTGTCCATCAACCTGATATAACCGGGTGCATTAACTGCCCTACTTCATACTGCATCTTTTGAAACTGAGGAGGTCCCTGCAGGTGTCCAGGCACAGCTGTGAGCATGCAGAGAGATGAGCATGAAAACTGGGTTCAGATTGACATCGTCAAACTGGTTCAGACTTTGGGGAGTCTAATTCTGGGCAGTTTGTCCTAAGCATATTTACACAGTACAGTTTGGGGAAACATTTCCAGAAACAAACACTCCCATTGTAGGTTTTCAGACAACAACCACCAATTCCAAGTGTAATGTAAACTTAAGCTATGATTACATAGAAACTCCTTtgcaaagtacatgtgacatGAGGGTGGGTTTTATAGTTTAAGGGCATAGAATCTAGTGTGGTCTCTGACTGATAGCATAGAGGTCAGCAGGTGATAAAGTACCTGGGACATCTCCCCTAAGGATGGGTTTAACTGGAGCTAAAGGTAACAGTCTAGGAGGGGAGTCTGGACTAATCATTCTGGGGATTTGGGTGAGATCTGCTTCTGCAGCAAAAGGTGGTGAGGTCTGCTACCACTGATAGGGAAAAGGTCACCAGATCCCCAACAACATCCACTCCTAATCCTGTGGGCTGGAAAACAGATAATCCCTCCATGGAGGAGAGGcccctgtgtgtttaacattcccgATTCCCTAATGTCAGTGGATACAAGGCCGGTGAGCCCCAACATGAAACTGTTTCCGAACACTTCTGCCTCCTTGAAGTCTCCCTTTTCAACATACATTATGTCTGTCAAAAAGACACGTATAGGATGTGCAGTCTTTTTGAAGTGAGTCGTACTGTTGACTACAGGTTTTGACTCCATAAGAGAGAAGTCTAAAGTTACAAGGCTCCCTGGGAAACATGATTACAACCTTGGTGATTACATATCAGCAACTCTTCATGAAAAAGTGCTTAAAGATGTCCTCCAGCGAAAAAAAGTAACTCTGCTTAGCACACTTAAGAGCAGTTACCTTTATTGGTAATCTCTACATAAACATGTCTGTCTATAAAGAATTGacaggaaaaatagaaataagaactATGAGTCTGCTTTGTGTCCTTTCTTTCCAGGCTCAAATATATGATTGTAACAACAATGATACatcttttccaaaatatttcaaTGTGCCCTGTCTTTCTCAGGTATGTTCACCTTTTGCTACAGGCCCCAGGCAAAGCGATGGGACATTGTATGAATTCCGCACCTACTCTCTGAAGCCCTCAAAGACAAATGCGTTCCTGCAGAATTTTCAGAAATACGTTCACCTTCGGACAGCTCACTCTGAGATGATTGGATACTGGACCGTAGAATTTGGAGGCAGAATAAACAGAGTGTTCCATATTTGGAAGTATGGTACGAGTCACACAGCTTCTGCTTCATGCAAACAATGCTCATTGTTAAGGAGTCTGTGAGGGTTGGCTCTTCTGTTCGTGTTACTGAACATACACTTTGCTAAAGGAAACATTTTGAAAGCAATATAGTAAATTTAGCCGTTACTTGGTGACCACTTTGTAGCGACCAATGGCTTAACCTCTGAGATTTCTATGTATGGGATGTATTATCTCATGAATCTCTAATATGATGAACTAACTTTAATTCTGAGTTTTAGAATGGTTTGTTgggaaaatatatcttttaaaaaattaaaatctgtgcTTGCAAAAGTCCAAATTtgtggaaaatataaaatgaaagtatCCTATTAACAGAAAGAGCTAGAGTTGGGTATTGacattttagttattattttaataattctcaTATTTAGAGCCTTTGAGGGGGCCATCAACTTTTAAGTTTCTCAACCCTAAGACTtaataattttgttatatttagcAATCACTTTTAAGTTCTTCATAGTTTCAAAGAATTCACTATCTTGTTCTATaatggagacaaaggcagaggaaCTGAGGATGTTCTCGTGCCACAGAACAAATGTCAAAGCTCTGTGAACTTTCTTACTCCTGTGTCTGGTCTTCTCAGTCTGCGTCAGGGCCTGCGGGTACCCAAGGAACtctttaatcattttgttttgggtttttccaTCAGTGTCCAAATTAATGTTCAAAAAAATGCTTTACTCTGCAAGTTCTTCATACTGTACCTAACACAGCACAGTCTGGGACTTTTCCATCCTATCATAGGTCAAGtctcattaaaattaatataggCGTCAGATGCTGTACCAGTTAAAACATGACTCGTCAGGAGACTAACAATGTGATAATCAACACCATTTTTGTTCGCCGGAAGAACGGGCTTGATGGGTACATTTTCCTTTCACTTCTGTCACTTCGCTCAAGGCATATCTTGACCACAGTACCATCATTATCAAAGTATTTCTCCCTCAGCTGGGCCTGTCAGGTAGGCACTTCAGTTGAATAAGAAGAATCCACATGTGTTTGGTGCTAAGTACTAAAGTCTCTTCTAAACCCTCTTCATGGGCTCATTTAATCCTCATCGCAAACCTGGAGGTCGATGTTATCTTATTTTCCCATATCACAGACTGAGAAACAAACAGTAACTTAACTCCTGTACCCGGCTGAGTGGTAAAACCTGTGAAGCCCATTCAGAGAGATTACAatagctgtttctctgtcttttaccCTGAGGACTGTGATTTGAAGAAGACAGCACATCTTCCCACGTAGGCATTCTCAAAGCCGTAAAACAATCTCTCGTGGGCTGTGGATAAACTGCTTGCTCATCTGAGTGAAATCCACGGAGGGGTagacaattttaaataaaacagtatcaacttttctccacttttttctACCATAGATAATTTTGCTCATCGAACTGCCGTCCGCAAAGCCTTGGCCAAGGATAAGGAATGGCAAGAACAATTCCTCATTTCAAATTTGGCTTTCATGGATAAACAAGAGGTTGAGATTACCTACCTGGTGCCATggtgtaaaataaaaacacctcCCAAGGAAGGTGAGTCTGTCTTAGGCATTGCGAGTTGTCATGACTGAAATTGTTGGGATGTtaagtggtttttaaaaaaaaaaaaaaagtgttcctggaaaacaaaaaccaatgaattatttgttttctgtaggAATGACGCTGTGAGTATTGATCTAAAAACTGatctttgtttattcttgaaaaatgagaattaatgaagtatttttcaaagtaagatatatatatatacatatacaaacatatatttgcatgtatgtatttgttaatgtatataggtgttttgcctatgtTTGTCTGTACACAGCTGGCACACCTTGCACCTggggaggtcagaaaagggcattagatcccatggAACTTGAATTACAGACAActgtgaactgctgtgtgggtgctcGGAATTGAATCCAGCTTCTCTGCTAGAGCAACCAGTaaccttgaccactgagccatctcacctgcccttcCAATCGTTAGGGACTAAAGCCTAATTACAATATAGAAAAGAAATCAGTAAAATATTATAGTTTTTAGGATTCGAGACAAGATCTCATGATTTAACCCAGGGTGAACTCAAAttcacaattctcctgccttaaacTCTCTAACACAGAGATTATAGACATGTAATACCATACCTGTTTAAATAGTATAAgcatttaaatacaaaaatacctCTCACAGATTACAGTATTTCAGGTTAAACACATCTCTTATATAGAATAGACTGTCTGGAGGGACAGAATTAATTGGCACTGCCAAGGTACACTGCAGCTAACCTTTCTGTCCTCTTCTTTCTCACTCTGAAAGCAATTCCTTAGGATATGTCTTCTTGCTTATTTAAAGAAACTTATCTCAATCCAGTTTCAAACAAATGTCAGATTATAAAAGCGTaacattttagcttttatttccCATTTTCCTAACTACATTTTTGAGtagaagaaatttgaaaaatctcATTGAGACCTTCCCtgtagggagcagaggaagccccGAGTGACTGTGCATTCTAACATGAGCACAGCCTGTGCGGGATACACAAGGCCTCAGACCCATAGGAAGTTGTTGGCAAAGCTGTTACCCATACGCCAGGCTCAAGAGGAATGGCCACCCTTTCCTTAGGACTCGAGTGTGAGTGTTTATGAATGATTGATCCTGTGCGCCAGCAGCTGCAGGGTCCTCCTAGATGTTAACAGCCTGACACTGCTCACCTACAGGACCTCCCactaggccagctaaccctgctCCCTGTGCTGCACCTCAAAACCAAGGGAAAGCAGTTTCAGGTCGTGGTGGTAGCAGCAACGTTACAGAATCTCACCTGACCCCAGCATCCCTGgcagtatgtgtgtctgtgtgtctgtctgttcttcATTCCCTTGTGCCCTCTAGCCTGGGTTCTGGGACCTAGGCCACCAGGTATGCAGCACTGGTGCACTTAGGCCTGCCCTTTGCTCTCAGTGCTGTCCAAAGACAGGTGCCACCTCTTGCAATGGTGTTGTAATCTTGgtgagtttggtgtctgttttggtttgggtctttttttgcacttttcacatttatttacttatgtagtGTATATTCATGCCTAGTGCAcacaggtcagagaacagcttcctTATATTTATATGTTCCAAGGACTGAActctgtcaggcttggcagcaagcatttttacacactgagccctctcactgggCATAAATGTTATTTCCCTCTAAATTTTTCATAATTCTTTAGTGcccttgttctttttcattttctatcagATCTACTTATCCTCCAGTTTCTTACTTCTGCTTTATATTTCTGactaaaggttaaaaaaaaatatcaaaaacattaCATAGCTTAAAATcctatttaaaactatttaatgTAATTGTTTATACATAACTTCTATTTCTCCTTAGTTATTAAGGTTAACCTTGAACATAGACAAAAACTTCTAAacataaaaatgaggaaaaataatgCAAAGGATTAACAAATACTTCTGCATAAATCTGTATATACAGAtgactttttcattaattaatttatttgtttatttacttacttactttatatCCCAAACACAGCCCCCCTCTTTCCTCTCATTTCAGTACAACCCTCCTACCACCtagtaccaacccaccctggcacatcaactcCCATCAAAACTAAGTGCGtcctctcccactcaggccagacaaggcagcccaactaggGGGAAGGAATTCagaagcaggcaacagagtctgagtcagagacagccccagcttCAGTTGTTGGGGGCGGGGACCCACTTCCACAAGTCTCCCTGATGTTTGatgcctaatgtttgactgtgggtctctgcctctgtttccatcagctgttgCACgaagcctcttgggagacagttatgttaggttcctgtctgaaaccatagcagaatatcatcaatagtgtcaggggtaGGCTCTTTCCCATGGGGTggctctcaagttgggccagtcattgtttGACagttccctcaatctctgctccaggAGATGACCctttaaacatacatatatggtcACTTCCCACTCCTAGAGTCAAACAAAGCTAATGGCCTGAATAGTGTCAGGTCAGTAATTACTTAATCATTTGATTAATTCTGTCAATTCCAGGAGTCTATGAACTGGCTACCTTTCAGATGAAGCCTGGTGGCCCAGCTCTATGGGGTGACGCATTCAAAAGGGCAATAAACGCCCATGTTGAGCTTGGCTACTCTACACTAGTTGGTGTTTTCCACACTGAATATGGAGCCCTCAACAGAGGTGAGACTGTGATGAATGTTGGTGATTGCCTATGTTTCTTGGAGTTTTTGACATTGATTTTAATATTGAGGGTGTTAGGTATGAAAACACTGATTTgtatcttacttttttttaaagatgtatttactttatgtatgagtacagtgtagctgccttcatgcacaccagaagagggcattggattccattacagatggttgtgagccaccatgtggttgttgggaattgaactcaggacctctggaagagc
This window harbors:
- the LOC116901770 gene encoding protein NipSnap homolog 3B; the encoded protein is MLALRSGLRTALAPRALTPQVCSPFATGPRQSDGTLYEFRTYSLKPSKTNAFLQNFQKYVHLRTAHSEMIGYWTVEFGGRINRVFHIWKYDNFAHRTAVRKALAKDKEWQEQFLISNLAFMDKQEVEITYLVPWCKIKTPPKEGVYELATFQMKPGGPALWGDAFKRAINAHVELGYSTLVGVFHTEYGALNRVHVLWWNESADSRAAGRHWSHEDPRVVAAVRESVNYLESQQNMFLIPTSFSPLK